The following coding sequences are from one Methanosarcina sp. WWM596 window:
- a CDS encoding nitrous oxide reductase family maturation protein NosD, whose product MLVFTISSGIGTATEIIVQPGESIQNAVNKTVPGDEVVVSPGSYTENLRIMTDDLVIRSASGNPEDTIVTANNKAEDVFYVEANNVVITGFSINGAGTDRAGVYLIRSSNCTIENNRLANNTLGIYLKQSTHNLILNNTAVDGKRAINIERSKYNMASGNTISNQRFGIYLLISEGNMLSDNKVSMSIDHGIVLESCSNTSLENNTAISNEDYGIYLSSSSNSNLKGNTVDSNTIYGIYLRDSSGNNLTNNTALNNSRGIYLLRTGESMLSGNVVSNNGNGIRITSSGNNNVLENSASDNVLSGISILNSTNCNINENILSNNTIGIYLAFSSNSTVLNNSMQNGGRGLYLQDSNYNTLLNNTALKNRYGVYLLRSGWNVLSNSNASEGNDHGIVLENSSNYNDLTGNIANSNRAYGIYLKGSGNNNLNSNEASGNNRGVYLTTSNKNTFSKNTISDNSEYAILLAYSLENNISGNEVSNSNRGIHLITSSDNKISGNEIVSNGVSGLYMTSTSNNNTVFNNYLNNNVNADIKPGSFGNVWNTTKIAGTNIAGGPYIGGNLWAKPDGTGFSQTATDTDGDGIADGVFSISTSGYTDYLPLVVVSEPEQSTTPVDLTDGQTETPTNDQTEISADNQTETSPDETWISPDETWVPPDESE is encoded by the coding sequence TTGCTTGTCTTTACGATAAGCTCGGGTATCGGAACTGCAACTGAGATTATTGTCCAGCCAGGGGAATCAATACAAAATGCAGTTAATAAAACTGTTCCGGGGGATGAGGTTGTCGTAAGTCCCGGAAGCTATACTGAAAATCTCAGAATAATGACAGATGATCTGGTTATAAGGTCAGCCTCAGGGAACCCAGAAGATACGATAGTTACGGCGAACAATAAAGCTGAGGATGTATTTTATGTCGAAGCAAATAACGTAGTAATTACGGGGTTCAGCATTAATGGTGCCGGAACTGACCGCGCAGGAGTTTACCTGATAAGGTCCAGTAACTGTACCATCGAAAATAACAGGTTAGCAAACAACACACTGGGAATATACCTTAAACAGTCAACTCACAACCTTATCCTCAACAACACAGCAGTAGATGGTAAGAGGGCAATTAATATCGAAAGATCAAAATATAACATGGCTTCGGGAAACACAATTTCGAATCAGAGGTTCGGAATATATTTGCTTATCTCCGAAGGTAATATGCTCTCAGATAATAAGGTAAGTATGAGCATTGATCATGGTATTGTCCTGGAAAGTTGCAGTAACACCAGCCTTGAAAACAACACTGCAATTTCAAACGAAGATTACGGAATCTATCTTTCAAGTTCAAGTAACAGCAACCTGAAAGGTAATACGGTAGATTCCAACACAATCTACGGCATCTATCTCAGAGATTCAAGTGGTAACAACTTGACAAATAACACAGCATTGAACAACAGCAGAGGCATTTACCTGTTAAGGACAGGTGAAAGCATGCTCTCGGGTAATGTAGTCTCAAATAACGGAAATGGTATCCGGATCACATCTTCAGGAAACAACAATGTTCTGGAGAATTCAGCTTCGGATAACGTCTTATCTGGAATATCTATCTTAAACTCTACTAACTGTAATATAAATGAAAACATACTGTCGAACAACACAATTGGTATATACCTGGCTTTTTCCAGTAACAGTACTGTCCTTAATAACAGTATGCAGAATGGGGGAAGAGGACTTTACCTGCAGGATTCCAATTACAATACGCTCTTAAACAACACAGCTTTGAAAAACAGGTATGGAGTTTACCTGCTGCGCTCAGGATGGAACGTACTCTCTAACAGCAATGCAAGCGAAGGTAATGACCACGGTATTGTCCTGGAAAATTCAAGCAACTATAACGACCTGACCGGCAACATAGCAAATTCTAACCGTGCTTACGGTATATACCTCAAAGGTTCAGGTAATAATAACTTAAACAGCAACGAAGCTTCCGGCAATAATAGAGGAGTTTACCTCACAACCTCGAACAAGAACACGTTTTCAAAAAATACTATTTCGGACAACAGCGAATATGCAATCCTGCTGGCTTATTCCTTAGAAAACAATATCTCAGGAAACGAAGTTTCCAACAGCAACCGGGGCATCCACCTGATAACTTCCAGCGATAATAAGATTTCAGGCAATGAAATAGTTTCAAACGGTGTTTCAGGTCTTTATATGACTTCCACAAGCAACAACAATACCGTGTTTAATAACTACCTGAATAACAACGTTAACGCAGATATTAAGCCGGGAAGCTTTGGGAACGTCTGGAACACAACAAAAATCGCAGGCACAAATATTGCAGGCGGACCGTACATAGGAGGAAACCTCTGGGCAAAACCTGATGGTACTGGCTTTTCCCAGACTGCAACGGATACAGATGGAGACGGCATTGCTGATGGAGTGTTCAGTATCTCAACCAGCGGCTATACGGATTACCTCCCGCTTGTAGTTGTTTCTGAACCAGAACAATCTACAACTCCAGTAGATTTAACAGATGGCCAGACGGAGACACCTACAAATGATCAAACAGAAATATCTGCAGATAATCAAACGGAAACATCTCCAGATGAAACATGGATATCTCCAGATGAAACATGGGTACCTCCAGACGAATCTGAGTGA
- a CDS encoding (Fe-S)-binding protein produces MTNAMELYQMLPKTNCKKCGKNSCMAFAVALMARELTADDCPPLKEEPKYKENYEKISSLFKASEGATSTGLIVHEELCFGCGNCVVACPPNVANDPYGVGSGNAPRNAKKLVLVVEDGVVKAQNVEECRRFGKNKILCNGCIVTCPVEAIEFV; encoded by the coding sequence ATGACAAATGCAATGGAACTTTATCAGATGCTTCCAAAAACGAACTGCAAAAAATGTGGAAAAAACTCCTGTATGGCGTTTGCAGTTGCCCTTATGGCTCGCGAGCTAACAGCTGATGACTGCCCGCCCCTTAAAGAGGAACCTAAATACAAAGAAAACTACGAAAAGATCAGCAGCCTCTTCAAGGCGTCAGAAGGAGCAACTTCAACCGGACTCATAGTGCATGAAGAACTCTGTTTTGGTTGTGGAAACTGTGTGGTTGCCTGCCCTCCTAATGTAGCAAACGATCCCTATGGAGTAGGCTCGGGAAATGCCCCCAGGAATGCTAAGAAGCTGGTCCTGGTCGTAGAAGACGGAGTTGTCAAAGCCCAGAATGTAGAGGAATGCCGTAGATTCGGGAAGAACAAGATCCTCTGTAACGGCTGTATAGTGACCTGCCCTGTAGAGGCAATCGAGTTTGTGTGA
- a CDS encoding NosD domain-containing protein — translation MDSANPGDVILVAPGTYTENIIINKNDLVIKSEYGNPANTIIAASNSGANVITIQNRNNVTIKGFKITGAGNDNSGIYLTGSTYCTIEDNILHNDALGVYLKTSHNNIIRNNTASKDLNVGTGRGINIEQSDYTNVLSNTVSNQRYGIYVSGSKDNILSGNAVSQSADHGIVLENTIDSTLENNVANSNQDYGIYLSSSESNILRSNTVFNNTNGINLVSSSGNTISDNTVSDDALVSLTHGIFMNTSHNNNLQSNTVSNVDYGIAMRYSNNNSLVNNDAHNNNRGIYLTLTSSINTLSGNLANSNLMNGIVLDKAGNNNLINNIARLNSADGIVLGNSNNNNLTNNNASENNRGIHLLTVSSGNTLSGNIVNSNTGHGILLENVGNNNNLSGNTAASNSIYGIYLVNSSNNYLLSNIAPRNSKGIYIMNSSGNTISNNTLSDNIDDGIMLSLSNSNTLSGNRASNNNFGISLDSSGSNSISSNIITSSRNFGIFMCSRSSNNQVVNNYFSNTANTNVRNTSNVWNTDKTEGKSIAGGPYLGGNFWGKPDGQGHSQLNNDTDGDGITEVIFTTTNVIDYLPLVAVAAPVRPDANFSTNVSSGYAPLTVQFTDLSENSTSVSWDFDNNGVIDSTVNNPVYEFTVPGIYTVNLTASNPNGTDSKTSDINVLEEGEEENETKILPVADFTVNKTSGYYPLTVLFTDTSQNATSRSWDVNNDGIEDSNETSFVYVYPSAGTYTAKLTVINANDTDTKTIQIAVNRKSSGGSRSGGGGGGGSPESSRNIEVKELSQVFITNGKAVQFDFTKKATCVVYVSFDSKKTVGKTTTIVEQLKNKSTLVSELPSDEVYKFFNIWVGNSGFATSKNIENPVIGFKVEKAWAQDEKIDQASITLNRFSNKTWEQLPVSLSDEDEEYLYFTAETPGFSSFAITGKADNSQEETATEIQPGDEFDNSEENTEDTGSEADQESEQGESTGMPGFELVYGVAGLLAVLLYKRK, via the coding sequence GTGGACAGTGCAAATCCAGGCGATGTAATTCTCGTAGCACCCGGAACTTATACAGAGAATATCATCATAAACAAAAATGACCTGGTAATAAAGTCAGAATACGGGAACCCTGCAAACACGATAATTGCAGCTAGCAACTCAGGTGCAAATGTAATCACCATCCAGAACAGAAATAATGTAACAATTAAAGGGTTTAAGATTACTGGAGCAGGAAATGACAACTCAGGAATCTATTTGACCGGAAGTACTTACTGTACCATTGAGGACAACATATTACACAACGATGCTCTTGGAGTATATCTTAAGACTTCCCATAATAATATTATTCGCAATAACACCGCCAGTAAAGACCTCAATGTAGGCACGGGAAGAGGGATCAACATTGAACAATCCGATTACACCAATGTTTTGAGCAATACGGTTTCAAACCAGAGGTACGGGATTTATGTATCCGGCTCAAAGGATAACATCCTCTCAGGAAACGCCGTGAGTCAGAGTGCTGACCACGGAATAGTTCTGGAAAACACAATCGACAGTACTCTCGAAAACAACGTTGCAAACTCAAACCAGGACTATGGGATTTATCTGTCAAGTTCAGAGAGCAACATCCTTAGAAGCAACACAGTGTTCAACAATACTAACGGCATTAACCTGGTATCTTCCTCCGGGAACACAATCTCGGATAACACGGTATCAGATGATGCTCTGGTTTCTCTCACGCATGGTATCTTCATGAATACTTCTCATAATAATAACCTGCAAAGCAATACAGTTTCAAATGTTGACTATGGAATCGCCATGCGGTATTCCAACAACAACAGCCTTGTCAACAATGATGCACATAACAATAACAGAGGTATTTACCTTACCTTAACTTCCAGTATAAACACGCTTTCAGGAAATCTGGCAAATTCAAACTTAATGAACGGCATAGTTCTGGATAAAGCCGGCAACAACAATCTTATCAACAATATCGCCAGGTTGAACAGTGCTGATGGCATCGTTCTCGGGAATTCAAACAACAATAACCTGACCAATAACAACGCATCTGAAAATAACAGAGGAATACATTTACTCACGGTATCCAGTGGAAACACACTTTCAGGCAATATAGTAAACTCGAATACTGGCCATGGTATTCTTCTCGAAAACGTGGGCAACAACAACAACCTCTCTGGAAACACTGCAGCTTCAAACAGTATTTATGGAATCTACCTGGTGAATTCCAGCAATAATTACCTGCTCAGCAATATAGCCCCACGCAATTCTAAAGGGATCTACATAATGAATTCTAGTGGGAATACGATTTCTAACAATACTCTCTCGGATAATATCGACGATGGGATAATGCTTTCACTTTCCAACAGCAACACTCTTTCAGGAAATAGGGCTTCTAACAACAACTTTGGAATTTCTTTGGACTCTTCCGGAAGCAACAGTATCTCAAGCAACATTATAACTTCGAGCAGGAACTTCGGTATTTTCATGTGCTCCAGAAGTTCTAATAACCAGGTTGTAAACAATTACTTTAGTAACACCGCGAATACAAATGTCAGAAACACTTCAAACGTCTGGAACACGGATAAAACTGAAGGTAAAAGTATCGCTGGTGGACCATACCTTGGCGGAAATTTCTGGGGAAAACCTGATGGACAGGGACACTCTCAACTCAACAACGATACAGATGGAGACGGCATTACTGAGGTAATATTCACAACAACCAACGTTATAGACTATCTCCCGCTTGTAGCTGTCGCTGCACCGGTACGTCCAGATGCAAACTTCAGTACCAACGTTAGCAGCGGATATGCTCCTCTAACTGTTCAGTTTACTGATCTTTCAGAGAATTCAACTTCTGTAAGCTGGGACTTTGACAATAACGGAGTTATTGATTCCACAGTAAATAATCCAGTTTATGAGTTCACTGTTCCAGGAATTTATACCGTTAATCTGACGGCAAGCAACCCGAACGGCACGGACTCAAAAACTTCTGATATAAACGTGCTTGAAGAAGGAGAAGAAGAAAATGAAACTAAAATTCTTCCCGTAGCAGACTTTACAGTAAATAAGACCAGTGGCTATTACCCCCTCACAGTTCTGTTTACTGACACATCACAGAATGCAACCTCGAGGAGCTGGGATGTTAACAATGATGGAATTGAGGATTCAAACGAAACAAGTTTTGTTTATGTGTACCCTTCTGCAGGGACTTACACCGCTAAACTGACTGTGATCAACGCAAACGACACTGATACAAAAACTATTCAGATAGCTGTAAATAGGAAAAGCAGTGGTGGAAGCCGCAGTGGTGGTGGCGGTGGTGGCGGTTCTCCTGAATCTTCAAGAAACATTGAAGTAAAGGAACTTTCCCAGGTCTTCATTACAAACGGAAAAGCTGTACAGTTTGACTTCACGAAAAAAGCAACCTGTGTTGTGTATGTGAGTTTCGATTCAAAGAAGACCGTGGGCAAAACCACAACCATTGTTGAACAGTTAAAAAATAAATCTACCCTTGTTTCGGAGTTACCTTCGGATGAAGTCTATAAGTTCTTTAACATATGGGTTGGCAACAGCGGGTTTGCAACCTCAAAGAACATCGAAAACCCTGTAATTGGCTTCAAGGTTGAAAAGGCCTGGGCCCAGGATGAAAAGATAGACCAAGCTTCGATTACCCTGAACAGATTCAGCAACAAAACATGGGAGCAGTTGCCAGTCAGCCTGTCAGATGAAGATGAAGAATACCTGTACTTCACAGCTGAAACCCCGGGCTTTTCTTCCTTCGCAATAACAGGGAAGGCAGATAACTCTCAGGAAGAAACTGCAACTGAAATCCAGCCTGGAGATGAGTTTGACAACTCTGAAGAGAACACGGAGGATACAGGATCGGAAGCTGATCAGGAATCCGAACAGGGAGAAAGTACAGGTATGCCGGGCTTTGAGCTGGTTTACGGTGTGGCTGGTCTGCTTGCAGTACTCTTGTATAAGAGGAAATAA
- a CDS encoding formylmethanofuran dehydrogenase subunit B, which translates to MEKNYNVCTGCGMLCDDIEVESEKNIVNKVYTACRVGVAHMKEGRDNAVFRVDNKPVDEATAISEAAAILKNAKNPLIFGLGTSTNETQKLAIELAKKTSATLDDTSSFCLGRVVESLLQNRFKTCTLDDVRNKADVTIFWGADPSDSHPRHLSKHSYFPRGAEKQRGWEEERTAIAIDVRKSHTAKICGNNFFQIPPGGDAEFIDALIAGLSGKLPKTSYNFPPKRILELANILKGAKFGVVFVGLGLVYSLENLEPLFRLMDTLNEKANFHLIPMVGHYNMRGFNENLFEETGHVNSVKFEDGTVKHGPEYSIVESLKAKTVDAALIVGSDPLSSLPRSIAKNLLEIPVISLDPCETLTSRSAKVYINTAISGVESGGSATRMDGVKVDFKPVVETTRLSDEAVLKKIMEAL; encoded by the coding sequence ATGGAAAAAAATTATAATGTATGCACAGGCTGTGGGATGCTCTGCGACGATATCGAGGTCGAGTCTGAAAAGAACATAGTAAACAAAGTCTATACCGCCTGCAGGGTTGGGGTAGCCCACATGAAAGAAGGAAGGGATAATGCAGTTTTCCGGGTTGACAACAAGCCTGTTGATGAAGCAACTGCCATCAGTGAGGCTGCAGCTATCCTGAAGAATGCAAAAAACCCCCTGATTTTCGGGCTTGGGACTTCTACCAACGAGACTCAGAAACTTGCAATAGAGCTTGCAAAAAAAACCAGTGCAACCCTTGATGATACTTCTTCATTCTGCCTGGGGCGTGTGGTTGAATCCCTCCTTCAAAACAGGTTCAAGACATGTACCCTTGACGATGTGAGAAATAAAGCCGATGTTACCATTTTCTGGGGAGCAGACCCCTCGGATTCTCACCCCCGCCACCTTTCAAAACATTCCTATTTCCCAAGGGGCGCAGAAAAGCAGCGGGGATGGGAAGAAGAGAGGACTGCAATTGCAATAGATGTTCGGAAATCCCATACCGCAAAGATCTGCGGGAATAATTTCTTCCAGATCCCGCCAGGAGGAGATGCCGAGTTCATCGACGCCCTTATTGCAGGGCTTTCCGGAAAGCTTCCAAAAACGTCCTACAACTTCCCCCCTAAAAGGATTCTTGAACTGGCGAATATCCTGAAAGGGGCAAAATTCGGGGTAGTCTTTGTAGGGCTTGGCTTGGTCTACTCCCTGGAAAACCTTGAACCCCTTTTCCGGCTTATGGACACCCTGAACGAAAAAGCAAATTTCCACCTGATACCTATGGTAGGACATTACAACATGCGGGGCTTTAATGAAAACCTCTTTGAGGAAACAGGGCATGTGAACAGTGTAAAGTTCGAAGATGGCACTGTGAAGCATGGACCCGAATATTCGATCGTTGAATCCCTTAAAGCAAAAACCGTGGACGCAGCCCTTATCGTCGGTTCTGACCCTCTTTCAAGCCTTCCCAGGTCTATTGCAAAGAATCTGCTTGAAATTCCAGTCATTTCACTTGACCCCTGCGAAACCCTTACCTCCAGAAGTGCAAAGGTCTATATCAACACTGCAATCAGCGGGGTGGAATCAGGAGGAAGTGCCACGCGTATGGATGGGGTAAAGGTAGACTTTAAACCTGTTGTTGAAACAACACGGCTCTCGGATGAAGCAGTTCTCAAAAAAATAATGGAGGCTCTCTGA
- a CDS encoding molybdopterin dinucleotide binding domain-containing protein — protein MDFGSFLKTPEIKVRIITYRDIFQDKAMIENRFGEEYRDRSAVIKLDPTDFKQLSVKKGDTVTLKNSFGTIVVRAEESGYEPSHRGIAYMPNSPWSNMLVSDETGGTGVPKFKDISVTVTSAKGEKVTDLGF, from the coding sequence ATGGATTTCGGATCTTTTCTTAAAACCCCTGAAATAAAGGTCAGGATCATAACCTACAGGGACATCTTTCAGGACAAAGCGATGATTGAAAACCGTTTTGGGGAAGAATACAGGGACCGCTCGGCCGTAATAAAACTGGATCCTACCGACTTCAAGCAATTGAGCGTGAAAAAAGGCGACACAGTAACCCTGAAAAACTCTTTCGGAACAATTGTGGTCAGGGCTGAGGAATCCGGATACGAGCCCTCTCACCGAGGCATCGCATATATGCCTAACAGTCCCTGGTCCAATATGCTGGTTTCGGATGAAACAGGCGGTACAGGAGTCCCCAAATTTAAAGACATTTCCGTAACCGTTACCAGTGCAAAAGGAGAAAAAGTAACTGACCTCGGGTTTTAA
- a CDS encoding ferredoxin-thioredoxin reductase catalytic domain-containing protein — protein MSEHDEVKDKMYEWTEKYASKAGYRLNPDKEALDYVLDGLASRVEKFGKRYCPCRIVTGDENEDKKIVCPCIYHKDEIEKDGNCHCELFFKST, from the coding sequence ATGAGTGAACACGATGAAGTAAAAGACAAAATGTATGAATGGACAGAAAAATACGCAAGCAAAGCAGGCTACAGGCTTAACCCGGATAAAGAAGCTCTTGATTATGTTCTTGACGGGCTTGCTTCAAGGGTTGAAAAGTTTGGGAAGCGTTATTGCCCTTGCAGGATAGTAACCGGGGACGAGAATGAGGATAAAAAAATAGTTTGTCCCTGTATTTATCATAAAGATGAAATTGAAAAAGACGGAAACTGCCACTGTGAACTTTTCTTTAAGTCTACCTGA
- the hdrA2 gene encoding CoB-CoM heterodisulfide reductase HdrA2: MRIGVYVCHCGLNIAGVIDVSALEEMASKLEDVVLSRDVQFLCSDSGQEGIIKDIKDNKIDRVVVAACSPRLHEKTFRHVMEKADLNPYLLEMVNIREQCSWVHADDPQMATQKAFDLIRMGVAKAKFLKELSATNSKASRNVLVIGGGVAGIEAALNLAEAGFPVTMVERESTIGGKMALMNEVFPTNDCSICVLAPKMTDVQNHPNITLYTYSEITDISGSVGKFHVKVRRKPRFVLEDKCKGCVDLCAGVCPVEIENPMNYGIGKTRAIYMPIPQSVPQVVLIDPDHCVGCGLCQQACPAEAVDYEQKPEEIEFEAGAVIVSTGYQLFDASRKKEYGFGKYPDVITNMQLERMLNSAGPTGGRVLKPSDEKPPKSVAFIQCVGSRDKTVGNEYCSRVCCMAALKNSQMIKERYPDTEVTIHYIDIRAAGEMYEEYYIRTQGMGVDFIRGKVAEIYQGDDGRPVLRYENTLECRPEEEAYDMVVLSTGYEPAKAAEGICRMLNLARRPDRFFAPAHPKMRPVDAPVSGVFLAGCASGPKEIQVSIAQGSACASKAMQLLGTGELEADPMGAHVDPEKCIGCRTCVDVCKFGKISIVDKKAVVDEVSCYGCGDCSAACPVGAIQMRNFENEQILAQVREATAHKSQCPFIVAFLCNWCSYACADLTGMSRIHYPTNIRVIRTMCSARVNPEFVLEALKGGADGVLVAGCRMDECHYIHGNFDAEKRMDVLKEIIKEIGLDPKRLRTLWISAAEGERFSNTITEFVKELEEIGPIGTELKQECTGTGPEEVAQ, from the coding sequence ATGCGAATCGGAGTCTACGTTTGCCATTGCGGACTGAACATTGCAGGAGTAATTGATGTTTCAGCCCTTGAAGAAATGGCGAGTAAACTGGAAGATGTGGTGCTTTCCCGGGATGTACAGTTTCTGTGTTCCGATTCCGGACAGGAAGGCATCATTAAGGATATAAAGGATAACAAAATCGACAGGGTTGTGGTAGCTGCCTGTTCCCCCAGGTTGCACGAAAAGACCTTCAGGCATGTCATGGAAAAAGCCGACCTTAACCCTTACCTTCTGGAAATGGTAAACATAAGGGAGCAGTGCTCCTGGGTGCATGCAGACGACCCGCAGATGGCGACCCAGAAAGCTTTTGACCTTATCCGGATGGGGGTTGCAAAGGCCAAATTCCTCAAAGAGCTGAGTGCAACAAACTCAAAAGCCAGCAGAAATGTCCTTGTCATAGGTGGAGGGGTTGCAGGAATTGAAGCCGCTTTAAACCTTGCAGAAGCCGGTTTTCCCGTAACCATGGTAGAGAGGGAGTCTACAATCGGAGGTAAAATGGCCCTGATGAATGAAGTATTCCCAACAAACGACTGCTCTATCTGTGTGCTTGCCCCCAAAATGACGGATGTGCAGAACCACCCGAACATCACTCTTTACACCTACTCAGAAATTACCGATATTTCAGGATCCGTCGGAAAATTCCATGTAAAAGTCAGGCGCAAACCTAGGTTCGTGCTCGAGGACAAATGTAAGGGATGTGTGGACCTCTGTGCCGGGGTGTGTCCCGTGGAAATAGAAAACCCCATGAACTACGGAATTGGAAAGACCCGGGCTATCTACATGCCAATCCCCCAGTCCGTCCCCCAGGTGGTTCTCATCGATCCTGACCACTGCGTGGGCTGCGGACTCTGCCAGCAGGCGTGTCCTGCAGAAGCTGTAGATTACGAACAGAAGCCTGAGGAAATTGAATTTGAAGCAGGAGCTGTAATCGTTTCTACGGGCTATCAGCTCTTTGATGCTTCCAGGAAAAAAGAATATGGTTTTGGGAAATACCCGGATGTCATCACGAACATGCAGCTTGAGCGGATGTTGAACTCTGCAGGGCCCACCGGAGGGAGGGTCCTCAAGCCCTCTGACGAAAAACCCCCTAAAAGCGTTGCATTCATCCAGTGTGTGGGATCCAGGGACAAAACCGTGGGTAACGAATACTGTTCTCGCGTCTGCTGTATGGCCGCGCTCAAGAACTCTCAGATGATTAAGGAGCGTTACCCGGACACGGAAGTCACCATCCACTACATCGACATCCGGGCAGCCGGAGAGATGTACGAGGAATACTATATCAGGACCCAGGGAATGGGCGTGGACTTCATCCGCGGGAAGGTAGCGGAAATCTATCAGGGTGATGACGGCAGGCCAGTTCTCCGCTATGAAAACACTCTGGAATGCCGTCCCGAGGAGGAAGCCTATGACATGGTGGTTCTCTCTACAGGTTACGAACCCGCCAAAGCTGCAGAAGGGATATGCAGGATGCTGAACCTTGCCCGGAGGCCGGACAGATTTTTCGCCCCCGCCCACCCTAAGATGCGTCCTGTAGACGCCCCGGTGAGTGGTGTTTTCCTGGCAGGCTGCGCCTCAGGCCCCAAGGAAATCCAGGTTTCGATCGCTCAGGGAAGTGCCTGCGCTTCAAAAGCAATGCAGCTTCTAGGGACCGGGGAGCTTGAAGCCGACCCAATGGGAGCGCATGTTGATCCCGAAAAGTGTATTGGGTGCAGGACATGTGTGGATGTCTGCAAGTTTGGAAAGATCAGTATTGTCGACAAAAAAGCTGTTGTGGACGAGGTTTCGTGTTACGGCTGCGGAGACTGCAGTGCAGCATGTCCTGTAGGGGCAATTCAGATGCGGAACTTTGAAAACGAGCAGATCCTTGCGCAGGTAAGAGAGGCAACTGCCCATAAGTCCCAGTGTCCTTTTATTGTAGCTTTCCTCTGCAACTGGTGCAGTTATGCCTGTGCAGACCTGACAGGAATGTCAAGGATCCATTACCCGACAAACATCAGGGTCATCCGTACCATGTGTTCTGCAAGAGTAAACCCGGAATTCGTGCTTGAAGCCTTAAAAGGCGGAGCTGACGGGGTGCTTGTTGCAGGCTGCAGGATGGACGAATGCCACTACATTCACGGAAACTTTGATGCAGAAAAGCGAATGGATGTCTTAAAAGAAATCATAAAGGAAATAGGGCTTGATCCGAAAAGGCTCAGGACCCTCTGGATCTCGGCTGCCGAAGGAGAACGTTTCTCGAACACAATCACCGAGTTTGTAAAAGAACTCGAAGAAATAGGACCCATAGGAACCGAACTTAAGCAGGAATGTACGGGAACCGGACCGGAGGAGGTGGCACAGTGA